The window TTATCTCTCCGAATGGAATTTTTATAATTAACAACCGAGAAAATCTTCAACGTCTTTGCGTGTTTTGTAGGAAGGGACCGTTTCCCAGTCACAGCAGCACAGTGCGGCGGTGGCATTGGCGAAATATGCGGCTTTATCAATAAGTTGGCCTTCGCTTAAAGCGACTGCCAACCCGGCGTTAAAGCTGTCACCCGCGCCGTTACTGTCCACCACGTCGACCTTGCAGGACGGGATTTTCAGGGTGTCGGTACGGGTAAACACCGCGCTACCGGCATCCCCCAGCGTCATCACCACATGGCTGCAGCCGGTTTCCAACAACAGATCGGCAATTTCACGGTTACTGCGCCCATCGTCCGGAGCCAGTCCTAGCGCAACGCGCGCTTCGGTTTCATTCGGCGTCAGGTAATCGATATGGCGAAGATTCACGCCGCGCAGGTCACAGGCGGGCGCCGGATTCAAAATGGTAATCTTTCCAAGCTGTTTGGCGAGTGTCAGGCCATAGAGTGCGGTTTCTAGCGGGATTTCCAGTTGTGCCAGCACAACTTTACTCTGCGCCATTTGCACTTGCGCTTCGTCCACCCGCGCCGGAGTGAAAAGCTTATTGGCCCCCATATCCACGACGATCACGTTACGGGCCTGATTATCTTTAATGATCAATCCAGCGCCGGTGGGCAGCTCGGGCGTTAAGGTCAGCGCCTCAATATTGACGCCTTCTTCACGCATTAACGCGACGAATTCATGGCCAAACGTATCGTCGCCGACCACACCTGCATAGGCCACGTGGGCTCCGAGTCGGGCCGCCTGTACGGCCATATCCGACCCCTTTCCACCCCAGGTCTGGCGGAAGTCGGTGCCGATTAATGTCTCGCCCGCCAGCGGAATACGTTCAGCCGTCATGACCAGCGCTTTGGCATAGCTACCAAGGATAAAAATACTCATCAGTCATTCTCCTTTTCACCTGACAATGGCATAACAATGCGCCATCGCAGCCAGGCTGCGACGGCCATACGTTAATAAGCGTTAATATCCCCTGTCAGACCTTTTACCAGTTCAGGTCCGGAACTGGTGCCGACCAGTTCCGCCCCGGCTTCGAACATCGTTTTCATTTTTTCCAGGGTATTGACCTTACCGGATACTTTTACCCGACACGGTAACTGAATATGGGCTTTGAGAAGCTGGACATCTTCTACCGTCGCTTCACACCCCCCCTTACCCCAACCGCTGGACTGCTTCACCCAGTCAATACCAGCTTCGAAAGCATAGCGTGTTGCTTTGATTTTCAATGCCTCTTCGGTAATAAATCCAAACTCCAGCATGGCTTTCACTTTCATACCGAGGTCATGGGCCACATGGGTCACGGTCTTCAACTCATCAAAATAGAGATCGTCCTGGCCGCCCAGCAAATAGCCAGGGTTCGGCGGGAAGTCGAACTCATCCGCGCCCTGCTTCGCCAGTTCGCGCACCACCGCCACTTTCATTGCCGTCGTATCGTTAGCCATCGGGAAATTAACGGTCGTTGCCACGCGCACGCCGCTTCCTTTCAGTATCTCTTTTGCAAGGGCCACCCAGCAAGGTGCAATCATGGCGGCATCAAACTGGTACTGCATGCAGGTTTCCAGATGTTGAATCACCCCTTCACGCGTCAAATCCGGGTTGACGTTGGTGTACTGAATCGCCTTTGCGATCTGACGCGGGTCGTTAAAATCAATCATGGACAGCTCCTGTGTGGTAAGTAAAAAAATTGTAAGAACACAGTGAAGATGACGTTACTTTAGCCGGGGCTGACGATAAGCGTGATGGGCAGGATTCCCTGAAACATGGATGAAATTTTCATGTCAATGGAAATGTGAGTGAGTTCAAAAATTGTTCATGTAAAAGGCATGCTGGCTGGGAAAAAGTGCCACCATGGTGAGTACAACGGACGCATCAAAAACACAATGCCAAAGGCCAGCCATGCCCACGCAAAAACAACGGACCCGCATAATTGCCAACTGGTATCGTGGCTCCGATGAGTTTTCACCCTTGATTAACTATCGAATTTTACGCGCCGGCCATATAGATACTGCCGCAGATTTCCGCGTTCATCGCCAGTCGGTCGTCGGCCATGAGTTGATCTTTTGCCTGCGCGGTGCGGGTTTTATTCGTATTGAGGATCGGTTATATCCAGTGAGTCAGGGGCAACTGGCCTGGCTGCCAGTACGCTGGCCGCACGAACATTTCCCCGATAAAGGCGACCCA of the Citrobacter freundii genome contains:
- a CDS encoding ribokinase — translated: MSIFILGSYAKALVMTAERIPLAGETLIGTDFRQTWGGKGSDMAVQAARLGAHVAYAGVVGDDTFGHEFVALMREEGVNIEALTLTPELPTGAGLIIKDNQARNVIVVDMGANKLFTPARVDEAQVQMAQSKVVLAQLEIPLETALYGLTLAKQLGKITILNPAPACDLRGVNLRHIDYLTPNETEARVALGLAPDDGRSNREIADLLLETGCSHVVMTLGDAGSAVFTRTDTLKIPSCKVDVVDSNGAGDSFNAGLAVALSEGQLIDKAAYFANATAALCCCDWETVPSYKTRKDVEDFLGC
- the deoC gene encoding deoxyribose-phosphate aldolase, with the protein product MIDFNDPRQIAKAIQYTNVNPDLTREGVIQHLETCMQYQFDAAMIAPCWVALAKEILKGSGVRVATTVNFPMANDTTAMKVAVVRELAKQGADEFDFPPNPGYLLGGQDDLYFDELKTVTHVAHDLGMKVKAMLEFGFITEEALKIKATRYAFEAGIDWVKQSSGWGKGGCEATVEDVQLLKAHIQLPCRVKVSGKVNTLEKMKTMFEAGAELVGTSSGPELVKGLTGDINAY